The following are encoded in a window of Vigna unguiculata cultivar IT97K-499-35 chromosome 8, ASM411807v1, whole genome shotgun sequence genomic DNA:
- the LOC114194834 gene encoding uncharacterized protein LOC114194834 produces the protein MWRIQAMTANRSRRSSGADDIVEAIHRMVDAMQPPIAAQPRTVIAPIRVPTMEDFLCHKPAEFTGKASPNEADAWLCKCEKIFRVMNCEDEQKLLFATYLLNEDAEYWWTDMQQQMETREEPVTWANFRTRFLEKYFPDIARQDKEAEFLALQQGDMSVQEYVNKFKHLARYYSQNITKEWRSLKFERGLKHELKKVVTPLRGRRFPVLVEQDKSVEHLEKGPGPVVSRHQKNFVEAKQMKKPYNRPQLSGGVGGSSDCRKCFICDKLRHFANSCHEKKSPGAKKPAASPAKQARAVGRVFALTTTEATQLGNLILEPCVLFGKVVLVLFHSGATHSFIFDACVSNLSLEKRDLDCELLVSTPSSGQVATSSVCVGCLMEVVGRRFKVNLICLPMEGLDVILGMDWLSGNHVVIDCERRSVIFPETLRLELISAQKAIRVARDEIPELSPSRDVNFSIDLIPGARPVSMAPYRMAPTELAELKRQIEDLLEKKFIRPSASPWGAPILLVKKKDGSSRLFVDYRQLNKLTIKNKYPLPMIDDLLDQLKGAAVFSKIDLRSGYHQILVKLEDVQKTAFRSRYRHYEYVVMPFGVTNTPAIFMDYMNRIFRSYLDQFVVMFIDDILIYFESREEHTDHLRVVLEILREQQLYGKLSKCEFWLEEVQFLGHVISAQGIAMDPAKIQTVVKWERP, from the exons ATGTGGCGTATCCAGGCTATGACTGCTAACAGGAGTAGGAGGAGTAGTGGTGCTGATGACATCGTTGAGGCTATTCACcggatggtggatgcgatgcagcCACCCATAGCAGCGCAGCCTAGAACGGTAATTGCACCAATCAGGGTGCCGACCATGGAGGACTTCTTGTGCCACAAGCCAGCGGAATTCACTGGCAAAGCCTCTCCTAATGAAGCGGATGCATGGCTCTGCAAATGCGAGAAGATTTTTAGGGTGATGAACTGTGAAGATGAGCAGAAGCTTCTGTTTGCTACCTATCTGCTGAATGAGGATGCAGAATATTGGTGGACAGATATGCAACAACAGATGGAGACTCGGGAAGAGCCGGTGACGTGGGCCAACTTCAGGACTCGTTTCCTAGAGAAATACTTTCCAGATATAGCTAGACAGGACAAGGAAGCTGAGTTCCTTGCACTGCAGCAAGGGGATATGTCAGTGCAAGAGTATGTCAACAAGTTTAAGCATCTGGCGAGATACTACTCGCAGAACATTACTAAGGAGTGGAGGTCCTTGAAGTTTGAGCGAGGACTCAAACATGAGTTGAAGAAGGTGGTGACACCCTTGAGAGGGAGAAGATTCCCAGTCTTGGTGGAACAGGACAAGAGTGTTGAGCATTTGGAGAAGGGCCCTGGTCCAGTTGTGAGCAGACATCAAAAAAATTTCGTTGAGGCTAAGCAGATGAAAAAGCCTTACAACCGACCACAG CTGTCAGGTGGAGTAGGAGGGTCAAGCGATTGTCGCAAGTGTTTTATATGCGACAAACTGAGACACTTTGCCAATAGTTGTCATGAAAAGAAGAGTCCTGGCGCGAAGAAACCAGCAGCATCGCCAGCAAAACAAGCTAGAGCAGTTGGCAGAGTCTTTGCCCTAACCACCACTGAGGCTACACAGTTGGGTAATCTTATTCTTGAACCTTGTGTATTGTTTGGTAAAGTAGTATTGGTGTTGTTTCATTCCGGAGCAACACATTCCTTTATTTTTGATGCATGTGTCTCAAATCTGAGCTTGGAAAAACGTGACTTAGATTGTGAGTTGTTGGTTTCAACTCCATCTTCGGGTCAGGTGGCTACCAGTTCGGTCTGTGTAGGTTGCTTAATGGAAGTGGTGGGCCGCaggttcaaggtgaatctcatCTGCTTGCCAATGGAGGGCTTGGATGTAATTCTGGGAATGGATTGGTTGTCGGGCAATCACGTTGTTATTGATTGCGAAAGACGTAGTGTGATTTTTCCAGAGACCTTGAGGCTAGAGTTGATATCAGCTCAAAAGGCGATTAGGGTGGCTAGAG ACGAGATTCCAGAATTGTCACCGAGTAGGGATGTGAATTTCTCTATTGATCTCATCCCTGGAGCGAGACCAGTTTCTATGGCACCATACAGAATGGCGCCAACCGAGTTAGCTGAACTGAAGAGGCAGATTGAAGACCTGCTTGAAAAGAAGTTCATCAGACCGAGTGCGTCACCGTGGGGAGCACCGATATTGTTAGtgaagaaaaaggatggcaGTTCCAGATTGTTTGTTGACTATAGACAATTGAATAAGCTGaccataaagaataagtacccaTTGCCGATGATTGATGACTTACTAGATCAGCTGAAGGGAGCTGCGGTGTTCTCAAAGATAGATTTGAGGTCTGGGTATCATCAGATCTTGGTCAAGCTAgaggatgtgcagaagacggctTTCAGGTCACGCTACAGGCATTATGAATATGTGGTCATGCCGTTTGGGGTGACGAATACTCCTGCGAtcttcatggattacatgaacagAATTTTCCGGTCGTACTTGGATCAGTTTGTCGTTATGTTTATTGACGACATACTCATATATTTTGAGAGCCGGGAGGAACACACAGATCACCTGAGAGTGGTGCTGGAAATCCTCAGGGAGCAACAACTGTATGGGAAACTATCGAAGTGTGAATTTTGGCTCGAGGAGGTACAGTTCTTGGGTCATGTAATATCAGCCCAGGGGATAGCAATGGATCCAGCCAAGATTCAAACAGTGGTGAAATGGGAGAGACCGTAG